In a single window of the Halodesulfovibrio sp. MK-HDV genome:
- a CDS encoding HD-GYP domain-containing protein: MTTDHSAASESFREAYYQIAKSILESFPKYRPPLDLFVFKDESATLETYCRKGHRLSNDQVDEVHKLCANGSLFVARADHAVYFKHIVKQLDLVLVDENLKQTEIAEVIIQALTIRLEEFIDQPVRPVFETLYKDVMVFTEFLSHDKFRIKLFMRRLALKEHTLSSHSFNTATAGLWLFFETRKDFKRRDLDKVALALLLHDIGMSKVPSFILSKTEPLKRDERAKIIEHALQGGKVVHKLGFAFDEMVQAIMQHHERLDGSGYPNKLKGDDIGWFGRITAVADSFSAMITDRNYAKALPPAEAAASLQKDDKRYDSRYTALLNAAYATNQF, translated from the coding sequence ATGACAACTGATCACTCCGCTGCTTCCGAAAGCTTTAGAGAGGCGTATTACCAGATAGCTAAGTCTATTCTGGAAAGCTTCCCGAAATACAGGCCACCATTGGATCTGTTTGTGTTTAAAGATGAGTCTGCCACGCTTGAGACCTATTGCCGTAAAGGCCATAGACTCTCCAACGATCAGGTAGATGAAGTCCACAAGCTCTGTGCCAATGGAAGCCTGTTTGTAGCCCGAGCAGACCATGCGGTTTACTTTAAGCATATTGTCAAACAGCTTGACCTTGTGCTTGTTGATGAAAACTTAAAACAGACTGAAATCGCTGAAGTTATTATTCAGGCGTTAACCATCCGTCTTGAAGAATTTATTGACCAGCCTGTACGCCCAGTGTTTGAAACATTGTACAAGGATGTCATGGTCTTCACCGAGTTTCTTTCTCATGACAAGTTCCGCATTAAGCTCTTCATGCGTCGCCTAGCACTGAAAGAGCATACGCTCAGTTCGCACTCTTTTAACACTGCGACTGCCGGACTCTGGCTCTTCTTTGAAACCCGTAAGGATTTCAAACGCAGAGATTTAGACAAGGTTGCACTGGCGCTGCTTTTACATGATATTGGAATGTCAAAAGTACCTTCCTTTATCTTGTCCAAAACAGAGCCGCTTAAACGCGACGAGCGGGCAAAGATCATCGAACACGCCCTTCAAGGCGGTAAGGTGGTACACAAGCTTGGTTTTGCTTTCGACGAAATGGTGCAGGCTATTATGCAGCACCACGAGCGGCTGGATGGGTCAGGGTACCCTAACAAACTTAAAGGTGATGATATAGGTTGGTTCGGCAGAATTACTGCTGTTGCAGATTCTTTCAGCGCGATGATTACAGACCGTAATTACGCAAAGGCGTTGCCGCCTGCTGAAGCTGCTGCGTCCCTTCAAAAGGACGACAAACGATACGACAGCAGATATACCGCGCTGCTTAACGCGGCATACGCCACCAATCAGTTTTAG
- the rsmH gene encoding 16S rRNA (cytosine(1402)-N(4))-methyltransferase RsmH, translated as MTSEQDGAQNQQVWDDHVSVLLNEVIDYLDPKPGGYYLDGTLGLAGHSEALLKKTEGKAHLLGIDRDLDTLERARKRLEPFGDNVVTAHARFSEFEMVLRDVNWDELDGALLDIGVSSMQIDQPERGFSFKTEGPLDMRMDPSGGMPPASSIVNKATYEKIKFIIGRYGEDPMCGRIAKAILEARSVAPIETTTQLASIVEKAYPAKWRAKSRNHPATRTFQALRMVVNSELEELEAFLKRILDRLRPGGRLAVITFHSLEDRMVKHMFKEESTGCICPKQIPVCICNHTPNVKLITRKPVTATDEERKLNSRSSSAKLRVVEKL; from the coding sequence ATGACTTCCGAACAGGATGGCGCACAAAACCAGCAAGTATGGGACGACCACGTTTCTGTATTGCTGAACGAAGTGATCGACTATCTCGACCCTAAGCCGGGTGGCTACTACTTAGATGGCACACTTGGTCTTGCTGGGCATAGCGAAGCTTTGTTGAAAAAAACTGAAGGAAAAGCGCATCTTCTCGGTATCGATAGAGATCTTGATACGCTTGAGCGCGCCCGTAAGCGCCTTGAGCCGTTTGGAGATAATGTTGTAACCGCTCATGCCAGATTCAGCGAATTTGAAATGGTTTTGCGTGATGTGAACTGGGACGAGCTGGACGGAGCACTTTTGGATATCGGTGTTTCTTCCATGCAGATCGATCAGCCGGAACGCGGTTTCAGCTTTAAGACAGAAGGCCCGCTTGATATGCGTATGGACCCGTCCGGTGGCATGCCGCCTGCGAGTTCTATTGTTAACAAGGCCACATACGAAAAAATTAAATTTATTATTGGTCGATACGGCGAAGATCCAATGTGTGGACGTATTGCAAAAGCAATTCTCGAAGCACGATCTGTCGCTCCAATTGAAACAACCACACAGTTAGCTTCAATTGTCGAAAAAGCGTATCCGGCCAAATGGCGTGCTAAATCCAGAAATCATCCTGCAACACGTACTTTTCAGGCGTTACGTATGGTGGTTAACAGCGAATTAGAAGAGCTTGAAGCATTCTTGAAACGCATTCTGGATCGCTTGCGCCCTGGTGGACGACTTGCGGTAATCACCTTCCATTCTTTGGAAGACCGTATGGTTAAACACATGTTCAAAGAAGAATCTACCGGATGTATTTGTCCGAAACAGATTCCTGTTTGTATTTGTAACCATACTCCTAACGTAAAGCTGATAACCAGAAAGCCAGTTACTGCAACCGATGAAGAACGTAAGTTGAACTCCCGTTCTTCCAGCGCAAAATTGCGCGTGGTTGAAAAACTGTAG
- a CDS encoding glycine betaine ABC transporter substrate-binding protein: MYKQLITFLFAVAFVASAVPASTASAAIRFAVPPWPGAMVKTEVASQILEAVGYETSTISMNASEVYKALGDGKVDVFMSAWLPTQDMLLEPLLKKKTIRIAGVNVQNTHTGLCVPGYVSAEGVKNIADLAPNAKKFDSTIYTIEPTSGMYILVEDLIKKDFEGLGSWKQKGERVDKMLDDVIKAFKEKKWIVFSCWEPHWMNLTLDMRYLKAMPGSTKLISKSTINTLIRTDIKTEYPDAFMILSRFNVSKLTQGKWTYDVSLKKQTVEETATAWIKGNLSVVRQWLGNLKGANGERAADIIETKF; encoded by the coding sequence ATGTATAAGCAACTAATTACATTTCTATTTGCAGTGGCATTTGTGGCATCTGCTGTTCCCGCTTCAACGGCATCAGCAGCTATAAGATTTGCAGTACCGCCATGGCCCGGTGCAATGGTAAAAACAGAAGTTGCCTCCCAAATACTTGAAGCAGTCGGATACGAAACCTCCACTATTTCCATGAATGCAAGTGAAGTCTACAAAGCTCTTGGGGACGGAAAGGTTGACGTATTTATGAGCGCATGGCTTCCCACACAGGACATGCTTCTTGAGCCGCTTTTAAAGAAAAAAACAATACGCATAGCTGGCGTTAATGTTCAAAACACTCACACCGGCCTCTGTGTTCCGGGATACGTTAGCGCTGAAGGCGTTAAGAACATTGCCGACCTTGCACCGAATGCTAAAAAATTTGATTCAACCATCTACACAATTGAACCAACCTCCGGCATGTATATTCTTGTCGAAGATCTCATAAAAAAAGATTTTGAAGGACTCGGCAGCTGGAAGCAAAAAGGGGAACGTGTAGACAAAATGCTCGACGACGTCATTAAAGCCTTCAAAGAAAAAAAATGGATTGTATTCAGCTGCTGGGAACCACACTGGATGAACCTGACTCTCGACATGCGTTACCTGAAAGCCATGCCCGGCTCCACCAAACTTATTTCAAAAAGCACCATCAACACCCTTATCCGTACTGACATTAAAACAGAATACCCAGACGCATTCATGATCCTCTCACGATTCAACGTAAGTAAGCTCACACAAGGGAAATGGACATACGATGTTTCATTGAAAAAACAGACTGTTGAAGAAACTGCTACAGCATGGATTAAAGGTAATCTTAGCGTTGTTCGACAATGGTTAGGTAATCTAAAAGGGGCAAACGGCGAACGGGCTGCGGATATAATAGAAACAAAATTCTAA
- a CDS encoding ABC transporter ATP-binding protein: MNKPVIETKGLTRTFSQGGLTISAVKPLDMIINHGELVAIQGTSGSGKSTLLHLLALLDRPTAGAYFLDGTDTAKMTDNEQSDARNKLTGIVFQNFYLIPYATAAENVMLPGLYRRGKQTRIRQRAEELLDSVGLGDRINFKPSSLSGGQQQRVALARAMFNNPPLLLADEPTGQLDTHTSNEILDLFEKINETGKTIILVTHDPLTANSARRRIVFKDGEVISDQEQESVRSKKSPQTVS, encoded by the coding sequence ATGAACAAGCCAGTAATTGAAACAAAAGGGTTAACCCGAACCTTTTCTCAAGGTGGCCTCACTATCAGTGCGGTTAAGCCTCTTGATATGATCATCAATCACGGAGAACTTGTTGCGATACAAGGAACTTCCGGATCGGGTAAATCCACCTTGCTCCATCTCCTTGCGCTACTCGATCGCCCCACTGCCGGTGCATATTTTCTTGATGGTACAGACACAGCAAAGATGACTGACAACGAACAAAGTGACGCCCGAAACAAACTCACCGGCATTGTCTTCCAAAATTTCTATCTCATTCCATATGCCACTGCTGCTGAGAATGTTATGCTCCCAGGTCTCTACCGACGTGGGAAACAAACTCGTATACGCCAACGCGCTGAAGAACTTCTCGACTCAGTAGGCCTCGGAGATCGAATCAACTTTAAGCCATCCAGCCTTTCCGGTGGACAACAACAACGTGTGGCACTGGCGCGTGCGATGTTCAATAATCCACCTCTGCTACTGGCAGATGAGCCCACAGGACAGCTGGACACACATACCAGTAACGAAATTCTCGACCTGTTTGAAAAGATTAACGAAACCGGAAAAACCATAATACTCGTTACGCATGATCCGCTCACAGCAAACAGCGCCAGACGCCGCATTGTATTTAAAGACGGCGAAGTCATTAGCGACCAAGAACAAGAATCTGTCCGCAGCAAGAAAAGCCCGCAGACAGTTTCATAA
- a CDS encoding penicillin-binding transpeptidase domain-containing protein: protein MAKATRNRSLTKSKRTASANRDSAPQKRDWSRVRFLCVAVGLALVWCSLWGRAYSLQVVDTRNLSGRALRQHLTSELVTGRRGKILDRDNRVLASTLAIKSVFVRPYEVESPYTVSVRLARILGVDPKYIRKKIKKGRNFVWIKRKIDDRASAAIKKQGLKGVYLQTEFGRVYPNKMLSGNLLGYVGIDEKGLAGIEYAFNKTLTGSSSKFVVQRDAAGRRLFLQGAEETTPLKGDNVTLTIDSEIQFFAEQAVQYAVNAYDAKWGGAMVVDVASGDILAWAQAPMFNPNVFGQYSASQRRDRISQDAFEMGSTIKPFLIAAALEENVVKPDTLFFCENGRWKLHNVRIRDTKKMQWLTVKKVLTHSSNIGTAKIGLELGATKYRDYLVRLGFGKKAALPLAGQSTGILRPLNRWTQVDLANAAFGQGFASTMPQLAEAFLVLANGGVRKPLRLVKNFPLNEKVLKENSQRVFSEETAHTVLKMMQDVVDSGTGKSAAISGVSIGGKTGTAQKAKRSGGYGSKYTSSFVGLVPAQNPRFITLVVVDEPAKNYYGSKVAAPAFKEIAMRYMALNGTLPDFEKSRMLASAAPSTIKPKYGERRFGVGGKPQASSNSVPDLRGRSIRFAMEVYARQGIIPSVKGSGAFVKKQKPAAGAKWSAGSKQQYTLWLSEQS from the coding sequence GTGGCTAAGGCAACGCGAAATAGATCACTTACTAAATCAAAAAGAACCGCCTCGGCGAACCGGGATTCTGCTCCACAAAAGCGGGACTGGAGCCGTGTGCGGTTTTTGTGCGTTGCAGTAGGTCTTGCACTAGTGTGGTGTTCCTTATGGGGACGCGCATATAGTCTTCAGGTTGTGGACACCCGAAATCTGAGTGGAAGAGCTCTTCGCCAGCACCTTACTTCGGAATTGGTTACAGGACGTAGAGGGAAAATTCTCGACAGGGACAACAGAGTTCTGGCGTCCACTCTTGCAATTAAATCCGTTTTTGTTCGTCCTTATGAAGTTGAAAGCCCGTACACCGTTTCTGTTCGTCTTGCCAGAATTCTTGGAGTTGATCCAAAGTACATTCGCAAGAAAATTAAAAAAGGTCGGAACTTTGTTTGGATCAAAAGAAAGATCGACGACAGAGCTTCTGCTGCTATCAAAAAACAAGGTTTGAAGGGTGTTTATCTTCAGACTGAATTTGGACGTGTATACCCTAACAAGATGCTGAGCGGTAACCTGCTTGGTTATGTAGGGATTGACGAAAAGGGGCTGGCCGGTATTGAATACGCGTTTAACAAAACGCTTACTGGTTCTTCTTCAAAATTTGTTGTGCAGCGCGATGCCGCAGGACGAAGACTCTTTTTACAGGGTGCAGAAGAAACGACCCCGCTCAAGGGTGATAACGTTACCCTGACTATCGATTCTGAAATTCAATTTTTTGCTGAACAGGCAGTGCAATATGCAGTGAATGCATATGATGCCAAATGGGGCGGAGCGATGGTTGTTGATGTTGCCAGTGGCGACATCCTTGCATGGGCTCAGGCTCCTATGTTCAACCCGAACGTGTTCGGGCAGTATTCTGCCAGTCAACGCAGAGATCGCATCTCGCAGGATGCTTTTGAAATGGGTTCGACTATCAAGCCATTTCTTATAGCAGCTGCATTGGAAGAGAACGTTGTTAAGCCGGACACGCTGTTTTTTTGTGAAAATGGCAGGTGGAAGCTTCATAATGTTCGCATCCGCGATACTAAAAAAATGCAGTGGCTCACTGTCAAAAAAGTACTGACGCATTCAAGTAATATTGGCACAGCCAAAATTGGACTCGAACTTGGTGCTACCAAGTATCGAGATTACCTTGTCCGTTTGGGATTTGGTAAAAAAGCGGCATTGCCGCTGGCGGGTCAGTCTACCGGCATTTTACGTCCATTAAATAGATGGACACAGGTAGACCTTGCCAACGCAGCCTTCGGGCAGGGCTTTGCTTCTACGATGCCTCAATTGGCAGAAGCGTTCCTTGTTCTTGCAAACGGTGGAGTGCGAAAACCGTTGCGGCTGGTAAAAAATTTTCCATTAAATGAAAAAGTACTCAAAGAAAATTCCCAGAGGGTTTTTTCAGAAGAAACAGCTCACACTGTACTCAAAATGATGCAGGACGTTGTTGATTCCGGTACCGGCAAAAGCGCTGCGATCTCTGGTGTTTCCATCGGCGGAAAAACAGGTACAGCGCAAAAAGCAAAGCGCAGTGGCGGGTACGGTAGCAAGTATACTTCTTCGTTCGTCGGGCTGGTTCCGGCGCAAAATCCGAGGTTCATCACATTAGTTGTAGTTGATGAACCGGCTAAAAACTATTACGGGAGCAAGGTTGCCGCGCCAGCGTTTAAAGAAATCGCAATGCGGTACATGGCTCTCAATGGCACATTACCCGACTTTGAAAAGTCCCGTATGCTCGCATCAGCAGCTCCATCGACGATTAAGCCGAAATACGGTGAAAGACGTTTTGGTGTAGGCGGCAAGCCTCAGGCTTCCAGTAATTCGGTTCCTGATTTACGGGGCAGATCTATACGCTTCGCAATGGAAGTATATGCGCGTCAGGGCATAATTCCTTCCGTAAAGGGTAGTGGAGCTTTTGTGAAAAAACAAAAACCGGCAGCGGGTGCAAAGTGGTCTGCCGGCAGTAAACAGCAATATACACTCTGGCTATCGGAGCAATCGTAA
- the pyk gene encoding pyruvate kinase, producing the protein MRTKIIATIGPASNSRQKLSELIEAGVRIFRLNFSHGDATMFEGLIALIRELETEYDTPITILQDLSGPKMRIGQLSEDSYTLKKHDRLVLGPSGSEHVRQLPFIPFDVPAIMETLEIGDKIVLADGVLPFRVTEKLDLGAFEIECRNDGFLTSRKGLALPGKPINLPAMTDKDKKDLGDGLRLGVDACALSFVQTPEDIEVARKIILEAGKNIPIIAKLERQNSVNNLDAILEVTDIIMVARGDLGVECPLPQLPAMQKRIIEACNRAGKPVIVATQMLLSMVNNPVPTRAETTDVANAILDGTDCLMLSEETAMGNFPVQTVKYMTNIAQEAEKYYFEQERDMTPSKGQSTPDFLAYSACLMAEKVEAKALVCHSNSGASARLMSARRPNQLVHALTPNENVRRALNFSWGVVTDPVDKSIEAHLQRAETFVETSPEFRAGDRVVITAGQPKSGGQARGTNLVKIYHK; encoded by the coding sequence ATGAGAACTAAAATTATTGCCACCATTGGTCCGGCCAGTAACTCCAGACAGAAATTGTCTGAACTTATTGAAGCTGGTGTACGAATTTTCAGGCTTAACTTCTCTCATGGCGATGCAACCATGTTTGAAGGTCTTATTGCACTTATCCGCGAACTCGAAACAGAGTACGACACACCTATTACAATTCTTCAGGACCTTTCCGGCCCTAAGATGCGTATTGGTCAGCTCAGCGAAGATAGCTACACGCTGAAAAAACATGATCGTCTTGTACTCGGCCCTTCAGGTTCCGAACACGTGCGTCAACTTCCATTTATCCCGTTTGATGTTCCTGCGATCATGGAAACACTGGAAATCGGCGACAAGATCGTCCTTGCAGATGGTGTACTTCCATTCCGCGTGACTGAAAAACTCGACCTCGGCGCATTCGAGATCGAATGTCGTAACGACGGATTCCTGACCTCCCGTAAAGGTCTTGCTCTTCCAGGTAAGCCGATCAATCTTCCGGCTATGACCGATAAAGACAAGAAAGACCTGGGTGACGGCCTGCGTCTAGGCGTTGATGCTTGCGCACTCTCCTTTGTTCAGACTCCTGAAGACATTGAAGTAGCACGAAAAATCATCCTCGAAGCTGGGAAGAACATTCCAATTATCGCAAAACTCGAACGCCAGAATTCTGTTAATAACCTCGATGCAATCCTCGAAGTTACTGACATCATCATGGTTGCCCGTGGTGACCTTGGTGTTGAGTGCCCGCTTCCGCAGCTTCCTGCTATGCAGAAACGCATTATCGAAGCATGTAACCGCGCAGGCAAACCTGTAATCGTTGCAACCCAGATGCTTCTGTCCATGGTGAACAACCCTGTTCCTACCCGTGCAGAAACTACTGACGTAGCGAACGCTATCCTCGACGGTACTGACTGTCTTATGCTCTCTGAAGAAACCGCTATGGGTAACTTCCCGGTTCAGACAGTTAAGTACATGACTAACATCGCTCAGGAAGCAGAAAAATACTACTTTGAGCAGGAACGCGACATGACTCCGAGCAAAGGTCAGTCCACACCGGACTTCCTTGCATACTCTGCATGTCTCATGGCTGAAAAAGTAGAAGCTAAAGCACTTGTATGTCATTCCAACAGTGGCGCATCTGCTCGACTTATGTCTGCCCGCCGCCCGAACCAGCTCGTTCACGCACTGACTCCAAACGAAAATGTTCGTCGTGCATTGAACTTCTCATGGGGTGTTGTAACCGATCCGGTTGACAAATCTATTGAAGCCCACCTACAAAGGGCTGAAACATTTGTTGAAACATCCCCTGAATTCCGTGCTGGTGATCGCGTTGTTATTACTGCAGGACAGCCAAAATCCGGAGGACAAGCCAGGGGTACAAACTTGGTTAAAATCTACCATAAGTAA
- a CDS encoding symporter small accessory protein: MLLGLGSIETALPYWLCILSTIGCVAYGIKNWNNAGEPDTVTAEVESIVQDCTNK; the protein is encoded by the coding sequence ATGTTACTAGGACTAGGAAGCATTGAAACCGCACTGCCGTACTGGCTTTGCATCCTATCTACAATTGGTTGCGTTGCTTACGGAATTAAGAACTGGAACAACGCAGGCGAGCCTGACACCGTTACAGCTGAAGTTGAATCAATCGTGCAAGACTGCACGAACAAATAA
- a CDS encoding efflux RND transporter periplasmic adaptor subunit — protein MRKRTAILPSVLIAILLLFGAIWFFVAQQNSSSPRVLRVAEAQRGSVTVQLKSTGIIQPQVGAIVKTGTRATGVIERMLVQVGDNVEKGVLIAKIDDREQRAQYLVQEAALRQAQADLANVNKTFPIQIEQAQETLNGSLAEQRFTYLTWQRNTALVATGVLEQSALDEAYQNYVLAVTQAKANEDALHLLEENYVTAIINAVETVASAQAQLENESIQISYTEIYAPITGLVSQVTAQEGETVVAGLQVANLITILDPTRLEMLIYVDETDVGTVTRGMAVNFTVDAYPNVIFRGMVADIYPEAVVQDNIVYYQALVPLSPKTALQLRPKMTTQCSIITKEIDSVLVVPNDAIKWVDGKKYIYIVDADDNATPVSPTLGIMGENNTEIISGVEEGDKVATRVIIPAIETEDDK, from the coding sequence ATGCGTAAACGGACTGCTATTCTTCCATCTGTGCTCATAGCTATATTGCTCCTGTTTGGAGCAATATGGTTCTTTGTTGCGCAACAAAACAGCAGCTCCCCTCGCGTATTGCGAGTCGCCGAGGCGCAGCGTGGCAGTGTAACTGTGCAGCTGAAATCCACAGGCATCATTCAGCCGCAGGTTGGTGCCATTGTAAAAACTGGTACCCGCGCAACTGGCGTTATTGAACGTATGCTCGTTCAAGTCGGTGATAATGTGGAAAAAGGTGTGCTCATTGCAAAAATCGACGACAGAGAACAACGGGCGCAATATCTGGTTCAAGAAGCAGCATTGAGACAGGCACAGGCAGATCTGGCTAATGTTAACAAAACATTCCCCATTCAAATAGAACAGGCTCAGGAAACACTTAATGGCTCGCTTGCTGAACAACGCTTCACGTACCTCACATGGCAGCGCAATACAGCACTTGTGGCCACTGGCGTACTGGAACAATCTGCTCTTGATGAAGCCTATCAAAATTATGTGTTGGCAGTAACTCAGGCCAAAGCAAATGAAGATGCTCTTCACCTTTTGGAAGAAAACTATGTCACAGCGATCATTAATGCAGTTGAAACTGTTGCTTCCGCACAAGCGCAGTTGGAAAACGAGAGTATTCAGATCAGCTATACAGAAATTTATGCTCCCATAACCGGCCTTGTCAGTCAGGTCACAGCCCAGGAAGGCGAGACCGTAGTAGCAGGTTTACAGGTTGCAAACCTCATTACCATCCTCGACCCTACCCGTCTTGAAATGCTGATCTATGTCGACGAAACAGATGTTGGAACCGTAACTCGCGGCATGGCGGTGAACTTCACGGTTGATGCGTACCCAAATGTGATTTTCAGAGGAATGGTTGCTGACATTTATCCCGAAGCTGTCGTGCAGGACAACATTGTCTACTATCAAGCCCTTGTACCACTTTCGCCAAAAACGGCTCTCCAGCTCCGACCAAAAATGACAACTCAATGCTCCATCATAACCAAGGAAATTGATAGCGTACTGGTCGTTCCCAATGACGCAATCAAATGGGTAGATGGTAAAAAGTATATTTATATCGTTGATGCTGACGACAACGCAACGCCAGTTTCACCAACACTCGGAATTATGGGAGAAAACAACACCGAAATTATATCAGGTGTTGAGGAAGGCGATAAGGTTGCCACGCGCGTCATCATTCCAGCCATAGAAACTGAAGACGACAAGTAA
- the mraZ gene encoding division/cell wall cluster transcriptional repressor MraZ: MYFRGRSHRSLDNKGRVMLPAAFRDILLSRSEGGTLILTTYDRCVMGFPLPDWEEFEQKFHRLKNPSLKLRHFRRLVIGGAEEIIVDKQGRIRIPADHVAYGGLQKEIVLVGQGSKFEIWDNTRFEELMTLNFDDVADELTESGIDFPI, translated from the coding sequence ATGTATTTCAGAGGCCGATCCCACCGAAGTCTCGATAATAAAGGCAGAGTAATGCTGCCTGCTGCCTTTAGGGACATCCTTTTATCTCGCTCAGAAGGCGGGACTCTCATCCTTACTACCTATGACAGGTGTGTGATGGGATTCCCATTGCCTGATTGGGAAGAGTTCGAACAAAAATTCCACCGCCTAAAAAATCCATCTCTTAAGTTGCGTCATTTCCGAAGACTCGTTATTGGCGGAGCCGAAGAAATTATTGTGGACAAGCAGGGACGCATTCGAATTCCTGCCGACCATGTAGCTTATGGTGGACTTCAGAAAGAAATAGTGCTTGTTGGGCAGGGAAGCAAGTTCGAGATTTGGGATAACACTCGTTTTGAAGAGTTGATGACACTCAACTTTGATGACGTTGCCGATGAATTAACAGAAAGCGGGATTGATTTCCCGATTTAG
- a CDS encoding sodium:solute symporter — translation MAVKLITAMLYFAAVFYLGWKGWKETKGASDYMLAGRSVNPFIMAMSYGATFVSTSAIIGFGGVAAMFGMPLLWLAFLTIFVGVFIAMVFLGKRTRRMGLTLNCHTFPELLGKRYNSKFVQSFSGGIIFFFIPVYAAAVLTGICRMTEVSLGLPYEWMLIGITAILSLYVITGGMKAVMYTDAFQGTIMAAMMVFLLGYTYYLLGGVIPAHEKLTAMAHLMPEALQKGGILGWTQGSAQGTPLWLVIYTTLVYGVGIGVLAQPQLAVRFMTVASDKELNRAVLYGAIFLLLTVFVIFVVGALSNAIFHDQFGKISIQMAGGNLDKIIPVFIESIMPPWFSAAFLLAMFAAAMSTLSSQFHIGGTSLAHDVSQVVMPTKRDSKQVNQLGIIATILATLIWAWLLPPSIVARATAFFFGLTGAAFLPAYVFGLYWKGMTKAGAKTSMVGGFTVSMLWMLFIHKKEAVAIGLCKALFGKATLVADAAPGSTMFLLQWVDPNVVALPVAITIAVVVSLVSRSLAEDHIQLCWQNN, via the coding sequence GTGGCCGTCAAACTCATTACCGCAATGCTGTACTTTGCAGCAGTTTTTTATCTGGGCTGGAAAGGCTGGAAGGAGACCAAGGGCGCAAGCGACTACATGCTTGCTGGCCGCTCCGTTAACCCGTTCATTATGGCCATGTCATATGGTGCCACATTCGTATCCACCTCCGCCATCATCGGCTTCGGTGGTGTGGCAGCAATGTTCGGCATGCCGCTGCTCTGGCTTGCCTTCCTTACCATCTTCGTGGGTGTATTCATCGCGATGGTATTCCTTGGCAAACGTACACGCCGCATGGGGCTTACCCTCAACTGTCACACGTTCCCGGAACTGTTAGGTAAACGCTACAATTCTAAATTTGTGCAGTCCTTCTCCGGCGGAATCATCTTTTTCTTCATCCCAGTCTACGCAGCCGCTGTACTCACAGGGATCTGCCGTATGACTGAGGTGTCTCTCGGCTTACCATACGAATGGATGCTCATCGGTATTACCGCCATTCTTTCCCTCTACGTAATCACCGGCGGCATGAAAGCCGTTATGTACACTGATGCGTTTCAGGGAACAATTATGGCAGCCATGATGGTCTTCCTGCTCGGGTACACATATTATCTGCTCGGCGGAGTTATTCCCGCGCATGAAAAGCTCACAGCCATGGCACATCTCATGCCTGAAGCACTTCAAAAAGGCGGAATCCTTGGCTGGACACAAGGCTCAGCACAAGGCACACCGCTCTGGCTCGTTATCTACACCACCCTCGTCTACGGCGTAGGTATCGGCGTATTGGCACAGCCGCAGCTTGCAGTTCGTTTCATGACTGTAGCCAGTGACAAAGAGCTCAACAGAGCTGTCCTCTACGGTGCAATTTTCCTTCTGCTCACAGTGTTCGTAATCTTTGTCGTAGGCGCGCTTTCCAATGCTATCTTCCACGATCAGTTCGGCAAGATCAGCATTCAAATGGCTGGCGGAAACCTCGACAAAATTATTCCAGTCTTCATCGAAAGCATTATGCCGCCATGGTTCTCCGCAGCGTTCCTTCTCGCCATGTTTGCCGCTGCCATGTCTACACTTTCAAGCCAATTCCACATTGGCGGTACATCACTCGCACATGATGTATCTCAGGTAGTCATGCCGACAAAACGCGATTCCAAACAAGTGAACCAGCTCGGTATTATCGCAACAATTCTTGCCACACTCATCTGGGCATGGCTACTTCCTCCGTCCATCGTTGCACGCGCAACCGCGTTCTTCTTCGGGCTCACAGGTGCAGCATTCCTTCCAGCATACGTCTTCGGACTCTACTGGAAAGGCATGACCAAAGCCGGAGCAAAAACATCCATGGTCGGCGGTTTCACCGTATCCATGCTCTGGATGCTCTTTATCCACAAAAAAGAAGCCGTAGCAATCGGCCTCTGCAAAGCGCTCTTCGGTAAAGCCACACTCGTAGCAGACGCTGCACCGGGTAGCACAATGTTCCTGCTCCAGTGGGTTGACCCGAACGTAGTTGCGTTGCCAGTGGCCATTACTATAGCTGTAGTCGTAAGCCTCGTATCTCGCAGTCTTGCTGAAGATCATATTCAGCTTTGCTGGCAGAATAATTAA